The Amphiura filiformis chromosome 12, Afil_fr2py, whole genome shotgun sequence genome includes a region encoding these proteins:
- the LOC140166679 gene encoding arrestin domain-containing protein 17-like, whose translation MDRSEQNKHQNRVLRQKECKLHQFEVIFDSDKQYKAGEWVTGLVKVGVSEAPLKNIEGIALHYEGSAMTEWIEQEFNPRNLSGPGENYKTTRHVKYFARETYFKEKIFIVEKDNRHNGQEYRLSLNIGKHVLPFKFQIPAILLPQSYECKYGYIRYKVFASIVRKRENDLTTQERLFTVLGSGTNVKANTKQGRTLRLPSTKVKETPEVCCWPWRTSVPIDASFQVDKRGCVPGETVFVSGSVGYFSRRTKPSVKISLQQITIARAKRDGKGGEHDKYILKVLVEHTVEESDGHAEVTFDRIPLTISPFCPPARVHAQDGCCIMDIVYCVKLEADVKGLGCFIHPIIIGSAFSSEKIPLDLAIVAPASNNSYRHEGLQSCGDMAWPVNVPFRT comes from the exons ATGGATAGGTCTGAGCAAAACAAACATCAGAACAGAGTATTGAGACAAAAAGAGTGTAAATTGCACCAATTCGAAGTGATATTCGACAGTGATAAACAGTATAAAGCAGGTGAATGGGTTACCGGACTTGTAAAAGTTGGGGTATCCGAAGCTCCGCTGAAAAACATTGAAG GAATTGCTTTACACTACGAAGGCAGCGCCATGACAGAGTGGATAGAACAAGAATTTAATCCTCGTAATTTATCAGGGCCTGGTGAAAATTACAAAACGACACGTCATGTCAAATATTTTGCAAGAGAAACATACTTCAAAGAAAAAATCTTTATTGtagaaaaag ATAACCGACACAATGGACAAGAGTACCGGCTGTCTTTGAATATCGGCAAACACGTGTTACCATTCAAGTTTCAAATTCCCGCCATTCTACTACCGCAGTCGTATGAGTGCAAATATGGCTACATACGGTACAAAGTGTTCGCCAGCATTGTAAGGAAACGTGAGAACGATTTGACAACGCAGGAGAGATTATTTACCGTGCTGGGATCTGGTACCAACGTCAAAGCCAACACTAAGCAGGGA AGGACTCTGAGGCTGCCTTCAACGAAAGTAAAAGAAACCCCAGAAGTGTGCTGCTGGCCATGGCGCACGTCCGTTCCAATAGACGCGTCATTCCAAGTAGACAAACGCGGCTGTGTTCCCGGAGAAACCGTGTTTGTATCCGGCTCTGTGGGGTATTTCTCTCGCCGCACCAAACCTTCTGTCAAAATTTCGTTACAGCAG ATCACAATCGCAAGAGCCAAGCGTGATGGGAAAGGTGGAGAACACGATAAATACATCTTAAAAGTACTGGTGGAACACACAGTGGAAGAAAGTGATGGTCATGCCGAGGTGACGTTTGATCGCATTCCGCTGACGATTTCGCCTTTTTGCCCTCCAGCTCGTGTCCATGCCCAAGATGGCTGTTGTATCATGGACATAGTTTATTGTGTTAAA CTTGAAGCCGATGTGAAAGGACTTGGTTGTTTCATCCACCCAATCATCATCGGTAGTGCATTCAGCAGTGAGAAAATACCTCTGGATCTCGCTATCGTCGCACCTGCAAGCAACAACAGCTATAGGCATGAAGGCCTACAGTCTTGTGGAGATATGGCATGGCCTGTTAACGTTCCTTTCCGTACGTAG